One window of Paenibacillus sp. FSL K6-3182 genomic DNA carries:
- a CDS encoding ABC transporter permease subunit, translated as MTESVLWKRIWRHKLFYLFMLPGIIWFFLFSYVPLFGVQVAFRDFMFSGGFTGSPWAGLKYFQQFFSYYQSFELIRNTIIISLMKLLIGFAMPICLAILLNEVRNIKFKKTVQTLSYLPYFVSWIVVVTLMQRLLTPSGGPINELLGVFGVEPIQFLNNTTWFYQIVVGSDIWKNIGWNSIIYMAAIAGIDQQLYEAAKIDGAGRTRQMWHVTLPGIRNIAVILFILSAGSLMSAGYEQLLLLNGPATAAIGSVLDVHVISSGIGEGRLSYAAAVGLFQSVIALILIVTVNRIARKVSDVSLF; from the coding sequence ATGACAGAGTCTGTATTGTGGAAACGAATTTGGCGGCACAAACTATTTTATTTGTTTATGCTGCCCGGCATCATCTGGTTTTTCCTCTTTTCCTACGTTCCACTTTTTGGCGTACAAGTGGCATTTCGTGATTTCATGTTCTCTGGGGGCTTCACTGGAAGCCCCTGGGCAGGACTGAAATACTTCCAGCAGTTTTTCTCCTATTATCAGTCATTCGAGTTGATCCGCAACACGATTATCATCAGTCTCATGAAGCTTCTTATCGGATTTGCAATGCCTATATGTCTCGCAATCCTATTGAACGAGGTTCGCAACATTAAATTTAAGAAAACCGTGCAAACGCTTTCTTATTTACCGTATTTCGTTTCATGGATTGTCGTTGTTACGCTGATGCAGCGTCTTCTTACTCCATCTGGAGGTCCAATCAATGAATTGCTTGGTGTGTTTGGTGTAGAACCGATTCAGTTCTTGAACAATACAACATGGTTTTATCAAATTGTTGTAGGCTCAGATATTTGGAAAAACATCGGGTGGAACTCGATCATCTATATGGCAGCAATCGCCGGCATTGACCAGCAGCTTTACGAGGCGGCTAAGATCGACGGCGCTGGGCGCACTCGCCAAATGTGGCATGTAACGCTTCCTGGTATTCGCAACATTGCCGTTATTTTGTTCATACTCTCGGCCGGCAGCTTAATGAGCGCTGGTTATGAGCAGCTGCTCCTGCTGAACGGTCCGGCTACCGCCGCAATCGGCAGCGTACTCGATGTGCATGTTATCAGCTCCGGTATAGGTGAAGGCCGATTAAGTTATGCGGCTGCTGTAGGATTATTCCAGAGTGTCATTGCACTCATTCTCATCGTGACTGTCAACCGAATTGCTCGCAAGGTTAGCGACGTATCCCTGTTTTAA